One Bdellovibrio bacteriovorus DNA window includes the following coding sequences:
- a CDS encoding NfeD family protein — MKIVLLTLLLCLTTISAHAACTLSVTIQEAITASTSDYLERAEKKALEEKCDSIYVRMNTPGGSLQSTRLIVERILASPIPYLCLITPSGGHAGSAGAIILQACHVNGGLPATNIGAATPILGTGGEMSEDLRKKLINDTVSWMEGVTKIRNRSVEFSRDIVTEAKALSSEEAFKLKALDILPANEQEFLLKAQGRAVKLGEKTEQSVQVGDLQEFSPDLRYKILSFVADPEFAYLLFMGSLGLLYVEITHPGLIAPGVIGGIGLVLSLVAFHKLDVAWGGLALILLGLAFLILEIFVTSFGALGIGGLIALFVGSVFLFDAQTTGYTLPLSLIFAVVGTLAVFFFGAGYFALKTLRHRSQDTDTELQSKDGVVTVVNEDGHSGQIQIMGEIWKFVSEDFLTTGDRVHVTARQGLTLNVKKVK; from the coding sequence ATGAAGATAGTTCTTTTAACACTTCTTCTTTGTCTTACGACGATCTCAGCCCACGCGGCGTGCACCTTGTCAGTCACTATCCAAGAAGCGATCACCGCCTCGACGTCAGATTATTTAGAAAGAGCAGAGAAAAAGGCTTTAGAAGAAAAATGCGACTCGATCTATGTGCGTATGAATACGCCAGGTGGCAGTTTGCAAAGCACACGCCTTATTGTTGAAAGAATTTTGGCTTCACCGATTCCGTATTTATGTTTGATCACGCCCAGCGGCGGCCACGCGGGCAGTGCAGGTGCGATCATTTTGCAAGCATGCCACGTCAACGGCGGATTGCCAGCGACGAATATCGGTGCGGCGACACCGATATTAGGTACGGGTGGCGAAATGTCCGAGGACTTAAGAAAAAAACTTATCAACGACACAGTTAGTTGGATGGAAGGTGTGACCAAAATCCGCAATCGCAGTGTGGAGTTTTCCCGTGACATCGTCACGGAAGCCAAAGCCCTTAGCAGTGAAGAGGCCTTTAAACTGAAAGCTTTGGATATTTTGCCAGCCAATGAACAAGAATTTTTACTTAAAGCTCAAGGCCGCGCGGTGAAGCTGGGTGAAAAAACAGAACAGAGTGTTCAGGTCGGGGATTTGCAAGAATTCAGTCCAGATCTTCGTTATAAGATCTTAAGCTTTGTGGCGGATCCTGAATTTGCTTACCTGCTTTTCATGGGAAGTTTGGGTTTGTTGTATGTTGAAATCACGCATCCGGGATTGATTGCTCCCGGGGTGATTGGTGGGATTGGCTTAGTGCTGTCGCTAGTGGCATTTCATAAATTAGATGTCGCCTGGGGTGGCTTGGCGCTGATTCTTTTGGGCTTGGCATTTTTAATTTTAGAAATTTTTGTCACAAGCTTTGGTGCATTAGGTATTGGGGGATTGATCGCGCTTTTTGTGGGCAGTGTGTTTTTATTTGATGCGCAGACCACGGGTTACACTTTGCCATTAAGCCTGATCTTTGCCGTGGTGGGAACTTTAGCTGTCTTCTTTTTTGGGGCGGGATATTTTGCTTTAAAAACTCTGCGCCATCGCAGCCAAGACACTGACACGGAACTGCAAAGCAAGGACGGCGTCGTCACCGTCGTAAATGAAGATGGTCACAGTGGCCAGATTCAGATCATGGGCGAAATTTGGAAATTTGTTTCAGAAGATTTTTTGACAACCGGAGATCGCGTTCACGTGACGGCTCGCCAAGGGCTGACATTGAATGTGAAAAAAGTGAAATAA
- a CDS encoding slipin family protein, giving the protein MEFMIAVIVIGGILLSSMVKILNDWERGVVLRLGKAIGVRGPGLILLIPFIERMIKIDTRTIAMDVQPQDVITKDNVSMQVNAVVYFKVVSPLEAITRIEDYYFATGQLAQTTLRSVMGQYHLDDVLEHRDKINAALQAILDKHTEAWGIKVTMVEVKQIDLPKEMQRAMAREAEAERERRAKVISADGEVQRAQKLQEASNTLAGSPSALQLAYMQTLTEIAGDKTNTIIFPLPLDMVKPFLDLNNKN; this is encoded by the coding sequence ATGGAATTTATGATAGCGGTCATCGTCATCGGCGGGATACTTCTCAGCTCAATGGTGAAAATTTTGAACGACTGGGAGCGCGGCGTGGTTTTACGTCTGGGTAAAGCGATTGGCGTGCGTGGGCCTGGGTTGATTTTGTTAATTCCTTTTATTGAGCGCATGATCAAAATTGACACCCGCACGATTGCAATGGACGTGCAACCTCAAGATGTTATCACTAAAGACAACGTCAGCATGCAAGTGAACGCCGTGGTTTACTTTAAAGTGGTATCGCCTTTAGAAGCGATCACACGCATCGAAGACTATTACTTTGCTACCGGACAGCTGGCGCAAACCACATTGCGTTCCGTGATGGGTCAGTATCACTTAGATGACGTGCTTGAGCACCGTGATAAGATCAATGCGGCTTTGCAGGCGATCTTAGATAAACATACAGAAGCCTGGGGTATCAAAGTGACCATGGTGGAAGTAAAGCAAATCGATTTGCCTAAAGAAATGCAAAGAGCCATGGCGCGTGAAGCGGAAGCCGAGCGTGAACGTCGTGCGAAAGTCATCAGTGCAGATGGCGAAGTGCAGCGTGCCCAGAAACTTCAAGAGGCCTCGAACACTCTAGCAGGATCGCCTTCTGCGTTGCAGCTAGCCTATATGCAGACCTTAACGGAAATCGCTGGAGATAAGACCAACACCATCATCTTCCCGTTACCGTTAGACATGGTTAAACCGTTCCTGGATTTGAACAACAAAAACTAG
- a CDS encoding SpoIID/LytB domain-containing protein — translation MKLVWASLCFIIVWISLTSEAQSSIPANPDLVRVRVMTTIEKVQVSGLSLRFHNIAQTILPVAIPQTKYAHVRSITKDGKKVWAVRLDNQENERLLSEKYLLIQGSDLRIGAQTLPGKVLLSHNGKNKIDVVGVMPLDEYVVGVLASEMPLSWPMETLKAQAVAARSYALSVMNERKTQAFHLESSILDQVFRHVVHEDNNDPMIKKAVQAVKETSGIKLYAQTGRVLKAYFHSDCGGKTTAAQNVWGPGTTASSGVAVDSSCPTNPSAHWKLSLSKDELSRRLKVADISGLDLIKVPSEKRIKAVRLAFNETEGKTVSVNDFRQLLGFQDLRSSLFEIKRIGERFLFEGQGFGHGVGLCQWGSRALGKGGKNYNQILKHYYPLAVLR, via the coding sequence GTGAAACTGGTTTGGGCCTCTTTGTGTTTCATCATTGTTTGGATCAGTTTAACTTCCGAAGCTCAAAGTTCAATTCCGGCAAATCCTGATCTAGTTCGCGTCCGCGTGATGACCACGATTGAAAAAGTCCAAGTCTCTGGCCTGTCATTGCGTTTTCATAATATCGCTCAAACTATTTTGCCCGTCGCGATCCCGCAAACCAAATACGCCCACGTACGGAGCATCACCAAAGATGGCAAAAAAGTCTGGGCCGTGCGGTTAGATAATCAAGAAAATGAACGTCTGCTTTCAGAAAAATATTTGCTAATACAAGGATCTGATCTGCGTATTGGCGCGCAGACCTTACCGGGAAAAGTTCTATTAAGCCATAATGGCAAAAATAAAATCGATGTCGTAGGGGTGATGCCTTTAGATGAATATGTTGTCGGGGTTTTGGCGAGCGAAATGCCTTTGTCTTGGCCTATGGAAACATTAAAAGCCCAAGCTGTTGCTGCCAGATCCTATGCGCTGTCGGTGATGAATGAGCGTAAGACTCAGGCCTTTCACTTAGAAAGCAGCATCCTCGACCAAGTCTTCCGTCATGTGGTGCATGAAGACAACAATGATCCGATGATCAAAAAAGCTGTGCAAGCGGTGAAAGAAACTTCCGGCATTAAGTTATACGCCCAAACGGGACGAGTTTTGAAAGCCTATTTTCATTCTGACTGTGGGGGTAAGACCACGGCCGCCCAAAACGTGTGGGGACCAGGCACCACGGCCAGCTCCGGGGTGGCCGTTGATAGTTCTTGTCCCACAAACCCCAGTGCGCATTGGAAGTTAAGCCTTTCAAAGGATGAGCTTTCTCGTCGTTTAAAGGTGGCGGATATCTCGGGGTTGGATCTGATTAAGGTGCCTTCTGAAAAACGTATCAAAGCGGTGCGGTTGGCGTTTAATGAAACTGAGGGCAAAACAGTGTCGGTCAATGATTTCCGTCAACTCTTGGGATTTCAGGATTTGCGCAGTTCTTTATTTGAAATCAAACGTATTGGTGAACGATTTTTATTTGAAGGACAAGGTTTTGGTCATGGAGTGGGACTTTGTCAGTGGGGAAGTCGTGCTTTAGGTAAGGGCGGAAAGAACTATAATCAAATTTTAAAGCATTATTATCCGCTAGCGGTCCTGCGCTAG
- a CDS encoding site-specific tyrosine recombinase — protein sequence MELPLWIDFFDELQNVRGRSQNTVMAYRRDLELYLEYGKTSKSIPGFYEFMKKNKLSTRSQARVISSLRTYFKFCETRGMKCPELRELRPPKVKVGLPKVLTPQEFQQLFDAAEGADATKTARNQLTLLFLYGLGCRVSELISLNIVDFNPTDRWIKVLGKGSKERLVPLTEKLAENLTTYLKEHRPLLVKENSPSILINDRGHRPSRVDVWRWLASWSTRAGFPEPVNPHRFRHGCATALLESGADLRSIQMLLGHASIQTTQIYTSVTTGTMTRTIEEHHPLSQMQEVEK from the coding sequence ATGGAACTACCTCTTTGGATCGACTTCTTTGATGAATTGCAAAATGTACGAGGCCGTTCGCAGAATACAGTAATGGCGTATCGCCGTGACCTTGAGCTGTATCTGGAATACGGAAAAACCAGTAAATCCATTCCAGGATTTTACGAGTTCATGAAAAAGAACAAGCTTTCAACGCGTTCTCAAGCGCGGGTGATCTCTTCTTTAAGAACTTACTTTAAGTTTTGTGAAACTCGCGGCATGAAATGCCCAGAACTTCGTGAGCTGCGTCCACCCAAAGTAAAGGTCGGCTTACCAAAAGTTTTAACTCCGCAAGAGTTCCAGCAGCTTTTTGATGCCGCAGAGGGCGCAGATGCTACGAAGACCGCACGCAATCAGTTAACTTTGTTGTTTCTTTATGGATTGGGCTGCCGGGTTTCTGAATTGATTTCTTTAAATATCGTGGATTTTAATCCGACCGATCGTTGGATTAAGGTTTTAGGTAAAGGTAGTAAAGAACGTTTGGTGCCTTTGACTGAAAAGTTAGCCGAAAATCTGACGACCTATCTTAAGGAACATCGTCCTTTATTAGTGAAAGAAAACTCTCCCTCGATCTTGATCAATGATCGTGGTCATCGACCTTCGCGCGTGGATGTGTGGCGCTGGTTGGCTTCGTGGTCAACACGTGCCGGTTTCCCAGAGCCGGTCAATCCTCACAGATTCCGTCATGGTTGTGCCACGGCATTGCTTGAAAGTGGTGCGGATCTTCGTTCGATCCAAATGCTTTTGGGTCATGCGAGCATTCAAACGACACAGATTTATACCAGTGTTACAACGGGCACGATGACTCGCACGATTGAAGAGCATCATCCGCTTTCGCAAATGCAGGAAGTCGAAAAGTAA
- a CDS encoding ATP-binding protein has product MKIQSLIRDQDRLVPVEVELSFIPGLPQIQFLGLPDQAIRESIHRIKSAIRAQGFDFPKAQQILVNLRPAHLKKNSRGLELAVALGVLWESEQIPKPLADSVLVYGELSLGGEVYEPEDLFESFDNEAAWVWTGKPQQASAPFGRSTILQLKDIHSPNHIKPAPREYKIERPFSGLDLVFPERQAEILKLTALGEHSLLLAGPSGSGKTTMSKTLLSLLAAPTAEDMREIVANNKDTSTQEMKWRPLVHPHHTTPPLGLIGGGVPPFKGEITRAHRGVLVLDELLEFHPKSQEVLREPMEDGRIRIRRGRFLEEHIADTLFVATTNLCPCGDWVPKARVMCGRSLKKCRSYAERLSGPLVDRFQLIFFTQRNERGEGVLGADILKDLEKARRLRAEWAKTDRRFLKVTTKWTWDELIQDLPEFYMRELFPKELASRRRDLATLKIARSYADLDGMAKMQPQHVERALKVTFVPFDALKRLGD; this is encoded by the coding sequence ATGAAAATACAGTCGCTCATTCGTGATCAAGATCGTTTAGTCCCGGTAGAAGTAGAACTTAGTTTTATTCCGGGACTTCCCCAAATCCAATTTCTGGGACTTCCAGATCAAGCCATTCGCGAAAGCATTCATCGCATTAAAAGTGCGATACGCGCGCAAGGTTTTGACTTTCCAAAAGCGCAGCAAATTTTAGTGAACCTTAGACCGGCCCATTTAAAAAAGAACTCTCGTGGGTTGGAGTTGGCCGTGGCTTTAGGGGTGTTATGGGAAAGCGAACAAATTCCAAAGCCTTTGGCAGACTCGGTCTTAGTTTACGGAGAACTCAGCCTTGGGGGCGAAGTCTATGAACCTGAAGACTTGTTTGAGTCGTTCGACAACGAAGCGGCCTGGGTGTGGACGGGGAAACCTCAGCAGGCCTCAGCGCCCTTTGGTCGCAGCACGATCTTGCAGCTTAAAGACATCCACTCACCGAATCATATTAAACCGGCTCCGCGTGAATATAAAATCGAACGCCCGTTTTCAGGACTGGATTTGGTGTTCCCTGAACGTCAGGCAGAAATTTTAAAACTCACAGCTTTAGGTGAACATTCATTGTTGTTAGCCGGTCCTTCGGGATCGGGAAAAACGACGATGAGTAAAACTCTTTTATCTTTGTTAGCGGCCCCCACGGCGGAAGACATGCGCGAAATCGTCGCGAATAACAAAGACACATCAACCCAAGAAATGAAATGGCGACCCTTGGTACACCCTCATCATACAACACCGCCCCTCGGTTTGATTGGTGGGGGTGTTCCTCCTTTTAAAGGTGAAATCACGCGGGCGCATCGCGGGGTTTTAGTTTTAGATGAACTCCTGGAGTTTCATCCCAAATCCCAAGAAGTTTTACGCGAGCCGATGGAAGACGGCCGCATCCGCATTCGGCGCGGAAGATTTTTAGAAGAACACATCGCCGACACTTTATTTGTCGCGACTACGAATTTATGTCCATGCGGTGATTGGGTGCCCAAAGCGCGCGTGATGTGCGGCAGATCTTTAAAAAAATGCCGCTCTTACGCCGAAAGACTTTCGGGTCCGCTGGTAGATCGCTTTCAGCTGATCTTTTTCACGCAACGGAATGAACGCGGAGAAGGAGTTTTAGGTGCTGACATTTTAAAGGATCTAGAAAAAGCGCGCCGGCTGCGGGCGGAGTGGGCAAAGACCGACCGTCGCTTTTTAAAGGTCACAACCAAATGGACTTGGGATGAATTGATTCAAGATTTGCCCGAGTTTTACATGCGCGAACTTTTCCCTAAAGAGCTCGCTTCAAGGCGTCGGGATCTGGCGACCTTAAAGATCGCTCGAAGTTACGCGGATTTAGATGGTATGGCCAAGATGCAGCCTCAGCACGTGGAGCGAGCTTTAAAGGTGACCTTTGTTCCCTTTGATGCCCTTAAAAGGCTTGGTGACTAG
- a CDS encoding VOC family protein: MKVKRIVTNIQAKKPAAAKKFYQDILGLELLMDHGWIRTYGSSAKMSVQVSFASEGGSGTEVPAISIEVDDVDEAFRRMKKARFKIEYPLTEEEWGVRRFFVRDPFGQLVNILEHI, from the coding sequence ATGAAGGTTAAAAGAATCGTTACTAATATCCAAGCCAAGAAGCCCGCCGCGGCCAAAAAGTTTTATCAAGATATTCTGGGTTTAGAACTGCTGATGGATCATGGCTGGATTCGAACCTATGGAAGTTCCGCGAAGATGTCGGTGCAAGTGAGCTTTGCCAGTGAGGGCGGATCGGGGACCGAGGTGCCGGCCATTTCCATTGAGGTCGACGATGTTGATGAGGCTTTTCGTCGAATGAAAAAGGCGCGCTTTAAAATTGAATATCCGCTGACAGAAGAAGAATGGGGAGTCCGCAGATTCTTTGTCCGCGATCCCTTTGGTCAGTTGGTGAATATTTTAGAACATATTTAA
- the bglX gene encoding beta-glucosidase BglX — protein sequence MSPKKLVFPRALQLAVLPIRTQIGIAIPLTKGPLRRKNILAYSPCKDPEMKKFIDQLMKKMTFEEKVGQLSQIAAGAAITGTSKEADFITDLKKGRVGSFMNVSGTEKTRELQKIAIENTRLKIPLIFGYDVIHGHKTIFPISLAMSCSWDLKAIENSSRIGSVEAAADGVHWVFAPAVDISRDPRWGRVFEGVGEDPWWGSKVAVAQVKGIQGASPDAVDTTLACVKHFAAYGAPTAGREYAAVNVSKRSLLETYLPTYKAAIEAGAATVMTAFNDVDGVPATGNKWLFTDLLRKQWKFKGFVVSDFTAVRELIKHGVAANESEAANLAFNAGVDMEMIGGTYLNYFKKLVKEKKIKMSTIDTSVRRVLEAKYRLGLFADPYRYNDLDRANSVHLSKSHREAARDVARRSMVLLKNDNQVLPLKRGGTIALIGPLIHDKRNILGNWSLQGDSRDTVSVAAGFTALAGKNTKILMAKGCNLLNDEELLIKMNRDGDEIEHDTRSPEAMLKEAVDIAKKSDVIVLTLGESAHMSGEAASRTSIRIPEHQQNLLKALKATGKPVVVILFNGRPLCLELENSIANALLEAWWPGTEAGHALADVLFGDYNPSGHLVSTFPRNEGQIPIFYEELPCGRPNNPEDKYTSKYIDSPNDPLFPFGWGLSYTKFDYGDIKLSSKTLKWGKKLSVSIPVSNVGKYDGEEVVQLYIRDLVASVSRPVKQLRGVEKIFLKKGETKTVKFELTMNDLSFYNQDYKWVAEPGEFQVFVGTNSQDVKEASFNLTR from the coding sequence GTGAGCCCAAAGAAATTGGTTTTTCCTCGGGCTCTGCAACTAGCGGTTTTACCTATCAGGACACAGATCGGCATAGCAATCCCGTTGACCAAAGGGCCCCTCCGCCGTAAAAATATCCTTGCTTACTCACCTTGCAAGGACCCCGAAATGAAAAAGTTTATTGATCAATTGATGAAAAAAATGACTTTCGAAGAGAAAGTCGGACAGCTAAGCCAAATCGCCGCTGGCGCTGCAATCACTGGAACTTCTAAAGAAGCTGATTTCATCACGGATCTAAAAAAGGGCCGCGTGGGCTCTTTTATGAATGTTTCCGGCACCGAAAAAACACGCGAACTGCAAAAAATTGCCATCGAAAACACCCGTCTAAAAATTCCTTTGATTTTTGGTTACGACGTTATCCACGGGCATAAAACGATTTTCCCCATTTCTTTAGCTATGAGCTGCAGCTGGGATCTGAAGGCCATTGAAAACAGCTCGCGCATTGGCAGCGTCGAAGCGGCGGCGGACGGCGTTCACTGGGTTTTTGCTCCGGCCGTTGATATTTCTCGCGACCCCCGCTGGGGACGAGTTTTTGAAGGTGTGGGGGAAGATCCGTGGTGGGGATCCAAAGTCGCTGTTGCCCAAGTTAAAGGCATCCAGGGAGCATCGCCGGATGCGGTCGATACGACTTTAGCTTGCGTGAAACATTTTGCTGCCTATGGCGCCCCCACTGCGGGCCGAGAATACGCAGCTGTCAATGTCAGCAAAAGAAGTCTGCTTGAGACCTATTTACCAACTTACAAGGCCGCCATTGAAGCTGGGGCTGCCACTGTGATGACCGCGTTTAATGATGTCGACGGGGTTCCGGCGACAGGTAACAAATGGCTTTTTACTGACTTACTTAGAAAGCAATGGAAGTTTAAAGGATTTGTTGTCAGTGACTTCACGGCGGTCCGCGAACTTATTAAACACGGGGTCGCGGCCAACGAATCTGAAGCGGCCAACTTAGCTTTCAATGCGGGCGTCGATATGGAAATGATCGGCGGTACTTATTTAAACTATTTTAAAAAATTGGTTAAAGAAAAAAAGATCAAGATGTCGACCATCGACACCTCCGTTCGTCGCGTGCTCGAAGCCAAATACCGCCTGGGACTTTTTGCAGATCCTTATCGTTACAATGACCTGGACAGAGCAAACTCGGTCCATCTTTCAAAGAGCCACCGCGAAGCAGCCCGTGATGTCGCTCGCAGATCCATGGTGCTTTTAAAAAACGACAATCAAGTGCTACCCCTTAAACGCGGCGGCACGATTGCCTTGATTGGCCCTTTGATTCACGACAAGCGCAACATCCTGGGGAACTGGTCTTTGCAAGGCGACTCTCGCGACACGGTCAGTGTGGCCGCAGGTTTTACGGCGTTGGCAGGTAAAAACACCAAGATTCTTATGGCGAAGGGCTGCAATCTTCTTAATGACGAAGAGCTTTTAATAAAAATGAATCGCGACGGCGATGAAATTGAACACGACACACGTTCGCCGGAAGCAATGCTCAAAGAGGCTGTCGACATCGCCAAAAAATCGGATGTCATCGTTTTGACGTTGGGCGAATCCGCCCACATGAGTGGCGAAGCCGCTTCTCGCACCAGCATCCGCATCCCTGAACATCAGCAGAACTTACTAAAAGCTCTGAAGGCCACTGGGAAACCTGTTGTCGTCATTTTATTTAACGGCCGCCCTCTGTGCCTAGAATTAGAAAACTCGATCGCTAATGCCCTGCTTGAAGCTTGGTGGCCCGGAACTGAAGCCGGTCACGCTTTGGCGGACGTGCTTTTTGGCGATTACAACCCTTCCGGCCACTTGGTATCAACCTTCCCTAGAAACGAAGGACAGATTCCTATTTTTTATGAAGAGCTTCCCTGTGGTCGTCCCAACAATCCGGAAGATAAATACACAAGCAAATACATCGATTCGCCGAATGATCCCCTGTTCCCATTTGGCTGGGGCTTAAGTTACACGAAATTCGATTACGGTGACATCAAACTTAGCAGCAAGACTTTGAAGTGGGGTAAAAAGCTTTCAGTCTCTATCCCCGTCAGCAATGTCGGCAAATACGACGGTGAAGAAGTTGTACAGCTTTACATCCGCGACCTGGTGGCTTCCGTGTCGCGTCCGGTGAAGCAGCTTCGCGGTGTCGAAAAAATCTTCCTGAAAAAAGGCGAAACTAAAACCGTGAAGTTTGAACTTACGATGAATGATCTGAGCTTTTACAACCAGGATTATAAGTGGGTGGCCGAGCCCGGCGAATTCCAAGTTTTTGTCGGCACTAATTCACAAGATGTGAAAGAGGCGTCGTTCAACCTCACTCGTTAA
- a CDS encoding AbrB/MazE/SpoVT family DNA-binding domain-containing protein yields MAKTGATSKASRKNQTTIPLRVRKALKVEKGDTLLWTISGDEVSIKILKKVAIDWKKTADLSLLEWSPDEEEEASP; encoded by the coding sequence ATGGCAAAAACAGGCGCGACATCCAAGGCATCTAGAAAGAATCAAACCACCATTCCACTGCGCGTTCGGAAGGCCCTTAAGGTCGAAAAAGGGGACACACTTTTGTGGACGATCAGTGGCGATGAGGTTTCCATCAAGATCTTAAAAAAGGTCGCTATCGACTGGAAGAAGACCGCTGATTTATCGCTCCTAGAATGGAGCCCGGACGAAGAAGAAGAGGCCAGTCCTTAG
- a CDS encoding DoxX family protein, with amino-acid sequence MLRKILSPESTNHFSSDLLYTGARVFVGMTMALAHGFGKLPPPEMMVGSLEGMGFPAPGLMAWCAAIAEVIGGIFLAVGFLTRPAAFFIGFTMLIAGFVIHAADPFQTKELALLYLAISLVFVAKGPGKYSVDAFLFKRK; translated from the coding sequence ATGTTACGTAAGATTTTATCTCCTGAAAGCACAAATCATTTTTCTTCGGATCTTTTGTACACGGGCGCTCGCGTTTTTGTGGGTATGACAATGGCTTTAGCCCATGGGTTTGGTAAGCTGCCCCCGCCAGAGATGATGGTCGGAAGCTTAGAGGGGATGGGTTTCCCCGCACCCGGCTTGATGGCTTGGTGTGCAGCGATTGCGGAAGTTATCGGTGGCATTTTCTTAGCGGTGGGATTTTTAACTCGTCCGGCGGCTTTCTTCATCGGTTTTACGATGTTGATTGCTGGTTTTGTGATTCATGCCGCAGATCCATTCCAAACAAAAGAGTTGGCATTGTTATATTTGGCGATCTCTTTGGTGTTCGTGGCTAAGGGGCCGGGTAAGTATTCTGTCGATGCGTTTCTTTTTAAAAGAAAATAA
- a CDS encoding DUF1304 domain-containing protein, producing MSMIANILVGLVALLHFYFLVLEMFFWTKPLGMKVFRQSPEKAQNSAVLAANQGLYNGFLAAGLVWSLVHPHPEFAIQLKIFFLACVIVAGIYGAYSVSKKIAIVQALPAALAMILTLMAL from the coding sequence ATGAGCATGATCGCAAATATTTTGGTGGGCTTGGTCGCGCTCTTACATTTTTATTTTTTAGTCTTAGAAATGTTTTTTTGGACAAAGCCTTTGGGCATGAAAGTTTTCAGGCAAAGTCCTGAAAAAGCCCAAAATTCTGCGGTTCTGGCGGCCAATCAAGGATTGTACAATGGATTTTTAGCAGCGGGGCTGGTGTGGAGCTTGGTGCACCCCCACCCTGAGTTTGCGATACAGCTTAAGATTTTTTTCTTAGCTTGCGTGATTGTCGCCGGCATTTATGGCGCTTACAGTGTCAGTAAAAAAATTGCGATTGTTCAAGCTTTGCCTGCGGCATTAGCCATGATCTTGACCTTGATGGCTCTATAG
- a CDS encoding M28 family peptidase, translating to MKIRKYFILKLIAALFLFWVALFIFLRNPVPEGEALQRPITVNIENLKQDTYFLAGIKPSRSSVHPASVLEAEKYVMNRLKEIGYEWTLQEVKGEQGQVFHNIIFRYGASDSKDVVVIGAHLDSCDVDNPGADDNASGVAGLLELARFFKEQKPEVKTPIEFVVWALEEPPYFETEMMGSAVHANNLRDKGYNVKYAISLEMIGYFSNDSFSQEFPVRLLYLFYPNKGNFIGVIASPAERALVRDMKKAMNANSDLEAYSLNAPAVVPGVDFSDHRNYWKHGWPAVMVTDTSFYRNHAYHTPEDTPERLDYVKMGEVVKGVYAALLSLQ from the coding sequence GTGAAAATAAGAAAATATTTTATATTAAAACTTATTGCTGCGCTTTTTTTATTTTGGGTGGCGCTTTTTATTTTTTTGCGAAATCCCGTTCCTGAAGGTGAAGCCTTACAAAGGCCTATCACTGTTAATATTGAAAACTTAAAACAAGATACTTATTTTTTGGCAGGAATAAAACCCAGCCGTTCTTCGGTGCATCCGGCTTCGGTTTTAGAAGCAGAAAAGTACGTGATGAATCGCCTTAAAGAAATCGGGTATGAATGGACCTTGCAAGAGGTTAAAGGCGAGCAAGGACAAGTTTTTCACAACATCATCTTTCGTTATGGCGCAAGTGATTCAAAAGATGTGGTGGTGATCGGGGCTCATTTAGATTCTTGCGATGTCGATAATCCAGGGGCGGATGATAATGCGTCTGGTGTGGCCGGACTTTTAGAGTTGGCGAGGTTTTTTAAAGAACAAAAGCCGGAGGTAAAAACGCCGATTGAGTTCGTGGTTTGGGCCTTAGAAGAGCCGCCGTATTTCGAAACGGAAATGATGGGCAGTGCGGTTCACGCCAACAACCTTCGTGATAAAGGGTACAACGTCAAATATGCGATCAGTTTAGAAATGATCGGGTATTTTTCAAATGATTCTTTTTCACAAGAATTCCCCGTGCGCCTCTTGTATCTGTTTTATCCCAACAAAGGAAATTTTATCGGTGTTATTGCGTCGCCAGCAGAGCGCGCTTTGGTGCGTGACATGAAAAAGGCGATGAACGCGAATAGTGACCTCGAGGCCTACTCATTGAATGCGCCAGCGGTTGTTCCCGGTGTTGATTTTTCTGATCACCGGAATTACTGGAAGCATGGTTGGCCCGCGGTGATGGTGACGGATACTTCTTTTTATCGCAACCACGCTTACCACACTCCCGAGGATACGCCAGAACGCTTAGATTATGTCAAAATGGGTGAAGTGGTGAAAGGCGTGTACGCGGCTCTATTATCGCTGCAGTGA